One segment of Fusobacterium russii ATCC 25533 DNA contains the following:
- the bioA gene encoding adenosylmethionine--8-amino-7-oxononanoate transaminase, producing the protein MANNFTELQKKDLKYIFHPCAQMKDFENNPPLVIKKAEGLYLIDEHGKKYMDCISSWWVNLFGHCNPRINKVITEQINTLEHVIFANFAHEPAIQLCEELEKVLPNGLNKFLFSDNGSSSIEMALKLSFQYHLQTGNPQKTKFISLQNAYHGETIGALGVGDVDIFTETYRPLIKEGRKVKVPYLNENLSPDEFQKYEDECFADLVELIEKNHSEIACMIVEPLVQGAAGMMMYSHNYLKKVRELTKKYNIHLIDDEIAMGFGRTGKMFACEHAGIEPDIMCIAKGLSSGYYPIAMVCITTDIFNAFYADYKEGKSFLHSHTYSGNPLGCRIALEILRIFKEENILELVNKKGAYLKKQAQKIFSNKKYIKEYRHIGLIGALELKDIAPNERVGRQIYEIALKKGVLIRPIGNTIYFMPPYIITEEEIDILLNVCLESIEEFIQIKNIDLDKISENKKRENNDSPF; encoded by the coding sequence AACATGGGAAAAAATATATGGACTGTATCTCAAGCTGGTGGGTAAATCTTTTTGGGCATTGTAATCCAAGAATAAACAAAGTCATAACTGAACAGATAAATACTCTTGAGCATGTTATCTTTGCTAATTTTGCCCACGAACCTGCAATTCAACTTTGTGAAGAGCTGGAAAAAGTTCTTCCAAATGGACTTAACAAATTTTTATTTTCAGATAATGGCTCTTCAAGTATAGAGATGGCTTTAAAACTTAGTTTTCAATACCACCTTCAAACAGGCAATCCACAAAAAACAAAATTTATTTCTTTGCAAAATGCCTATCACGGGGAAACCATAGGTGCTTTAGGAGTAGGAGATGTGGATATATTCACTGAAACTTATAGACCTCTTATTAAAGAAGGAAGAAAGGTTAAAGTTCCATATCTAAATGAAAATTTATCCCCTGACGAATTTCAAAAATATGAGGACGAATGTTTCGCTGACTTAGTAGAGCTTATAGAAAAAAATCACTCTGAAATTGCTTGTATGATAGTTGAGCCTTTGGTACAGGGGGCTGCTGGTATGATGATGTATTCTCACAATTATTTAAAAAAAGTTAGAGAGCTTACAAAAAAATACAATATTCATTTAATCGATGACGAGATAGCTATGGGCTTCGGTAGAACGGGGAAAATGTTTGCCTGTGAGCATGCTGGAATTGAACCTGACATAATGTGTATAGCTAAAGGTCTATCTTCCGGATATTATCCTATTGCTATGGTCTGTATAACTACTGATATCTTTAATGCCTTCTATGCAGACTATAAAGAGGGGAAATCATTTTTACATTCTCATACTTATTCCGGAAATCCTCTTGGCTGTAGAATTGCTTTAGAAATTTTAAGAATTTTTAAAGAAGAAAATATCTTAGAGCTTGTCAATAAAAAAGGTGCTTATTTAAAAAAGCAAGCACAAAAAATTTTCTCAAACAAAAAATATATAAAGGAATATAGACATATTGGGCTTATTGGTGCATTAGAGCTAAAAGATATAGCTCCTAACGAAAGAGTGGGCAGACAGATTTATGAGATTGCATTAAAGAAAGGTGTTCTTATAAGACCAATAGGAAATACAATTTATTTTATGCCACCTTATATTATTACAGAAGAAGAAATTGATATACTTTTAAATGTCTGTTTAGAATCTATTGAAGAATTCATACAAATTAAAAATATAGATTTGGATAAAATTTCAGAAAATAAAAAAAGAGAAAATAATGATTCTCCATTTTAA
- the dnaN gene encoding DNA polymerase III subunit beta — translation MKFSMNREKLNSIISEYSNILKENPVKPILAGLYIGVKNNRIIFKGINTEIELIRYAECNSEIDGEVLIKPQLLLEYTKLLEGENISFEKRNGYLIVNDAEFSILDESSYPEVIEISTLIAAKLNSIKFSKLLEKVKFLTASGSTDMLFNSIKINLMPDYMELVSTDSYRLVYLKEELNNNLEREILIPTETAVVIYKILKDLDTEVSISASDDRLILLWENAYFSCKLLTLTFPDYKALFNNFKYDKEFEFNSSEFNSSLKKVISVTKNSTDTKNVAAFNFKGNQLVISGMSSNAKINQKVNMIKKGEDLKLGINCKYIKDYVDNVDKNIIIYASNSTSMLKITEENNENYMYLVMPVNVRA, via the coding sequence ATGAAATTTTCAATGAATAGAGAAAAGCTTAACAGTATAATTTCGGAATATAGTAATATATTAAAAGAGAATCCTGTAAAGCCTATTTTAGCGGGGTTATATATAGGAGTAAAAAATAATAGAATTATTTTTAAGGGAATTAACACAGAAATAGAACTTATCAGATATGCGGAATGTAATTCTGAAATAGATGGTGAAGTTTTGATAAAACCACAGCTATTACTAGAATATACAAAATTGCTTGAAGGAGAGAATATAAGTTTTGAGAAAAGAAACGGATATTTAATTGTCAATGATGCAGAATTTTCAATTCTTGATGAAAGCTCTTACCCGGAAGTTATTGAGATTTCAACTTTGATAGCAGCTAAATTGAACAGCATAAAATTTTCTAAATTGCTGGAAAAAGTTAAATTTCTAACAGCTTCCGGCAGTACAGATATGTTATTTAACTCGATTAAAATAAATCTTATGCCGGACTATATGGAACTTGTGTCAACAGATTCATATAGATTGGTTTATTTAAAAGAGGAACTTAACAATAATTTAGAAAGAGAAATTTTAATTCCAACAGAAACAGCGGTTGTAATTTATAAGATATTGAAAGATTTGGACACTGAAGTTTCAATTTCAGCTAGTGATGACAGACTGATACTATTGTGGGAAAATGCTTATTTCAGTTGTAAGTTACTGACTTTAACCTTCCCAGATTATAAGGCATTATTTAATAATTTTAAATATGATAAGGAATTTGAATTCAATTCATCAGAGTTTAATTCATCTTTAAAAAAAGTTATATCTGTAACTAAAAATAGTACAGATACAAAAAATGTAGCAGCTTTTAATTTTAAAGGAAATCAACTTGTAATTTCCGGAATGTCATCAAATGCCAAAATTAATCAGAAAGTTAATATGATAAAAAAAGGTGAGGACTTAAAGTTAGGTATAAATTGTAAATATATTAAAGACTATGTGGACAATGTAGATAAAAATATAATTATTTATGCTTCAAACTCAACTTCAATGCTAAAAATAACTGAAGAAAATAATGAAAATTATATGTACTTAGTAATGCCTGTAAATGTAAGAGCATAA
- a CDS encoding extracellular solute-binding protein, translating into MKKIILAVLASIFIVACGGDDKKEKLYVYSWADYIPAYVYEDFEKETGIKVVEDIYSSNEEMYTKIKAGGEGYDIVIPSSDYYEIMLREGMLEKLDKSKIENSKNIEDVYMAKIREIDPENDYGVPYALGLTAIAVNTKYVKDYPRDYTIYNREDLQGRMTLLDDMREVLTPALALNGYKQDADTPEALDKAKNTILAWKKNIAKFDSESFGKGFASGDFWVVQGYPDNIFRELGEEERANIDLIIPPGDQAYSSIDSFVVLKSAKNKENAMKFINYIHRPDVYAKAMSYLELPSMNVPARELMTTEPVYNIDDVKPAQLLIDIGEKLNIQNKYWQEILIEN; encoded by the coding sequence TTGAAAAAAATAATTTTAGCAGTTTTAGCATCAATTTTTATTGTAGCTTGTGGTGGCGATGACAAAAAAGAAAAATTATATGTCTATAGTTGGGCAGATTATATTCCTGCATATGTTTATGAGGATTTTGAAAAAGAAACTGGAATTAAAGTTGTGGAAGATATTTATTCTTCTAATGAAGAAATGTATACAAAAATCAAAGCCGGTGGAGAGGGCTATGATATAGTAATTCCTTCGAGTGATTATTATGAAATAATGTTAAGAGAAGGAATGTTAGAAAAATTAGATAAATCGAAGATTGAAAATTCTAAAAATATAGAAGATGTGTATATGGCTAAGATAAGAGAAATTGATCCCGAAAATGACTATGGAGTTCCTTATGCTTTAGGGCTAACTGCAATTGCAGTTAATACTAAATATGTAAAAGATTATCCAAGAGATTATACTATTTATAATAGAGAAGATTTACAAGGAAGAATGACTTTACTTGATGATATGAGAGAAGTTTTAACACCGGCTCTAGCTTTAAACGGATATAAGCAAGATGCAGATACTCCGGAGGCTTTAGATAAAGCTAAAAATACTATTTTGGCTTGGAAAAAAAATATAGCAAAATTTGATTCAGAGTCTTTTGGAAAAGGTTTTGCCAGTGGAGATTTTTGGGTAGTACAAGGCTATCCAGATAATATTTTTAGAGAACTTGGTGAAGAAGAGAGAGCTAATATTGATTTAATAATTCCACCTGGTGATCAAGCTTATTCTTCAATAGATTCCTTTGTAGTTTTAAAAAGTGCAAAAAACAAAGAAAATGCGATGAAATTTATAAATTATATTCACAGACCGGATGTTTATGCAAAAGCAATGAGTTATCTTGAATTACCGAGTATGAATGTTCCAGCAAGAGAACTTATGACCACTGAACCGGTTTATAATATTGATGATGTAAAGCCGGCTCAGCTATTAATAGATATTGGTGAAAAATTAAATATTCAAAATAAATATTGGCAAGAAATATTAATAGAAAATTAA